A region of Staphylococcus sp. IVB6181 DNA encodes the following proteins:
- the ccpA gene encoding catabolite control protein A, which translates to MTVTIYDVAREARVSMATVSRVVNGNQNVKPETRDKVNAVIKKLNYRPNAVARGLASKKTTTVGVIIPDISNVYYSQLARGLEDIATMYKYHSIISNSDNDTEKAKEIFNNLLSKQVDGIIFLGGTLDEELESMIENSSIPVVVSGTSDDDNKVASVNIDYKQAAAEVTNHLIESGAEKFAFVGGNNSEKAENDVLSGLKDTLSEHGLNLDDKLTFRGKETYKDGLKAFEEIKDLKPDAVLSISDEQAIGIVHAAEDANVNVPSDMQIVSFNNTRLVEMVRPQLSSVIQPLYDIGAVGMRLLTKYMNNETIEDSTVILPYRVEYRGTTK; encoded by the coding sequence ATGACCGTTACGATTTATGATGTTGCAAGAGAAGCGCGTGTTTCTATGGCGACAGTCTCTCGTGTTGTGAATGGCAATCAAAATGTCAAACCAGAAACAAGAGATAAAGTAAACGCAGTCATTAAAAAGCTGAACTATAGACCGAACGCAGTTGCCAGAGGTTTAGCAAGTAAAAAGACAACAACTGTCGGAGTTATCATTCCAGATATCTCAAATGTCTATTATTCTCAATTAGCTAGGGGCCTTGAGGATATTGCGACAATGTATAAATATCATTCTATTATCTCAAATTCAGATAATGATACTGAAAAAGCGAAAGAAATCTTTAATAATCTTTTAAGCAAACAAGTGGATGGTATTATTTTCCTTGGCGGCACATTAGATGAAGAATTAGAATCTATGATTGAAAATTCTTCGATTCCTGTAGTTGTTTCAGGTACAAGCGATGACGACAATAAAGTTGCTTCTGTCAACATCGATTATAAACAAGCTGCTGCTGAAGTAACGAATCACTTGATTGAATCCGGTGCAGAAAAATTTGCCTTTGTTGGCGGCAATAACTCAGAAAAAGCTGAGAATGACGTGTTATCCGGATTAAAAGATACATTATCAGAACACGGCTTGAATTTAGATGACAAACTTACATTCAGAGGTAAAGAAACGTATAAAGACGGACTTAAAGCTTTTGAAGAAATCAAAGACTTAAAACCAGATGCAGTATTATCTATCAGTGACGAACAAGCTATCGGTATCGTGCATGCGGCTGAAGATGCGAATGTTAATGTGCCTTCAGACATGCAGATTGTCAGCTTTAACAATACACGTCTTGTAGAAATGGTACGCCCGCAATTATCAAGCGTAATTCAACCGCTTTATGACATCGGGGCAGTAGGTATGCGTTTACTTACTAAATATATGAATAATGAAACAATTGAAGATTCAACGGTCATTTTGCCATATCGCGTAGAATATCGCGGAACAACGAAATGA
- the acsA gene encoding acetate--CoA ligase — translation MKVDIYKGGEGNYNLQNYEETYNNFDWKEVEKAFSWYESGKVNMAYECIDRHVDNGLGDKTALNYKDAKSKESYTFKEMQELTNKAANVLKDEANVEKGDRVFIFMPRTPELYFAFFGILKLGAIVGPLFEAFMEKAVADRLDNSDANVIVTTKDLKSRIPKDDLPKLEKIVVVDENGDVEEEDVDFNKALKDASDEFDIEWLDREDGLILHYTSGSTGQPKGVLHVQDAMIVHYISGKYVLDLQEDDVYWCTADPGWVTGTSYGIFAPWLNGVTNCIAGGRFSPEAWYGMIEEFDVTIWYTAPTALRMLMSAGDDIVKKYDLSSLREVYSVGEPLNPEVIKWAKEVLGHTVLDTWWMTETGGHMIVNYPSMDVKLGSMGKPLPGIEAAIVDDQGNELPPNRMGNLAIKKGWPSMMRKIWKNPEKYDSYFIGDWYVSGDSAYQDEDGYFWFQGRVDDVIMTAGERVGPFEVESKLVEHPAVAEAGVIGKPDPVRGEIIKAFVALNHGYDPSDEVKEDIRKFVKNGLSAHAAPREIEFKEKLPKTRSGKIMRRVLKAWELDLPEGDLSTMED, via the coding sequence ATGAAAGTCGATATTTATAAAGGGGGAGAAGGTAATTACAACCTTCAAAACTACGAAGAAACATATAATAATTTTGACTGGAAGGAAGTAGAGAAAGCATTCTCTTGGTACGAAAGTGGAAAGGTCAACATGGCTTATGAATGTATTGATCGTCATGTAGATAATGGTCTCGGGGATAAAACGGCCTTAAACTACAAAGATGCGAAAAGTAAAGAAAGCTATACATTCAAAGAAATGCAGGAACTGACAAATAAAGCAGCCAATGTCTTAAAAGATGAAGCCAACGTAGAAAAAGGGGATCGTGTCTTTATCTTTATGCCGAGAACACCGGAACTTTATTTCGCATTCTTCGGAATTTTAAAATTGGGTGCAATTGTTGGTCCGCTATTCGAAGCGTTTATGGAAAAAGCAGTCGCAGACCGTTTAGACAATAGTGATGCGAATGTAATCGTTACGACGAAAGATTTAAAATCCAGAATTCCGAAAGATGATTTACCGAAGTTAGAAAAAATCGTCGTTGTTGATGAAAATGGTGATGTTGAAGAAGAAGATGTAGACTTCAACAAAGCACTCAAAGATGCGAGCGATGAATTTGATATTGAATGGTTAGACCGCGAAGATGGTTTAATCTTGCATTATACTTCTGGTTCAACTGGACAGCCAAAAGGGGTATTGCATGTCCAAGACGCAATGATTGTACATTATATTTCTGGTAAATATGTATTAGACTTGCAAGAAGATGATGTTTACTGGTGTACTGCAGACCCAGGCTGGGTAACAGGTACATCTTACGGTATTTTCGCACCATGGTTAAACGGTGTTACAAATTGTATCGCAGGCGGTCGTTTCTCACCAGAAGCTTGGTACGGAATGATTGAAGAATTCGACGTTACAATTTGGTATACAGCACCGACTGCACTGCGTATGCTTATGAGTGCGGGTGATGATATCGTGAAGAAATACGATTTATCATCATTACGCGAAGTATATTCAGTAGGTGAACCGCTTAACCCTGAAGTAATTAAATGGGCGAAAGAAGTGCTAGGCCATACAGTACTTGATACTTGGTGGATGACAGAAACAGGCGGTCATATGATTGTCAACTATCCTTCAATGGACGTGAAACTCGGTTCAATGGGTAAACCATTGCCAGGTATTGAAGCAGCGATTGTAGATGACCAAGGCAACGAGCTGCCGCCGAATCGCATGGGCAACTTAGCCATTAAAAAAGGCTGGCCGTCAATGATGCGTAAAATCTGGAAGAATCCAGAAAAATATGACTCTTATTTCATCGGCGATTGGTATGTTTCAGGCGACTCTGCTTACCAAGATGAAGATGGCTACTTCTGGTTCCAAGGTCGTGTGGATGATGTCATTATGACAGCAGGAGAACGTGTCGGACCATTCGAAGTAGAGTCTAAATTAGTAGAACATCCAGCAGTGGCTGAAGCAGGGGTTATCGGTAAACCTGATCCGGTCCGCGGTGAAATCATCAAAGCCTTTGTCGCTTTAAATCATGGTTATGATCCAAGTGATGAAGTAAAAGAAGACATCAGAAAGTTCGTTAAAAACGGATTATCTGCACATGCAGCACCAAGAGAAATCGAATTTAAAGAAAAATTACCTAAGACACGTTCTGGTAAAATCATGAGACGTGTATTAAAAGCTTGGGAACTTGATTTGCCTGAAGGCGATTTAAGTACTATGGAAGATTAA
- a CDS encoding formate--tetrahydrofolate ligase, translated as MSHLSDLDIANQATLQPIKEIAEKVGIPEDALEPYGHYKAKIDINKLEDKGEKGKVVLVTAMSPTPAGEGKSTVTVGLADAFHELGENVMMALREPALGPVFGIKGGATGGGYAQVLPMEDINLHFNGDFHAITTANNALSAFIDNHIHQGNELGIDQRRIEWKRVLDMNDRALRQVVVGLGGPTQGVPREDGFNITVASEIMAILCLSTGLKDLKESIANITIAYTRDRKPVTVKDLKVEGALAMILKDAIKPNLVQSIEGTPALIHGGPFANIAHGCNSILATETARQLADVVVTEAGFGSDLGAEKFMNIKSRKAGFEPSAAVVVATVRALKMHGGVAKDDLKEENVQAVKDGLENLARHIRNIRSFGVEPVVALNAFVNDTDAETKVVEDWAKENNVRIALTEVWEKGGKGGVELAKQVKEVINEDQDFKNTYELDEPIEEKIEKIVKNIYGGNKVTFTSKAQKQLKQIKDNSWDNYPVCMAKTQYSFSDDKDLLGAPNDFEITIRELQAKTGAGFIVALTGAIMTMPGLPKKPAALNMDVTEDGHAKGLF; from the coding sequence TTGAGTCATTTATCAGATTTGGATATTGCTAATCAAGCAACATTACAACCAATTAAAGAAATCGCGGAAAAGGTTGGTATTCCAGAAGATGCTTTAGAACCTTACGGTCACTATAAAGCTAAAATTGACATCAACAAATTAGAAGATAAAGGGGAAAAAGGTAAAGTAGTTCTTGTTACTGCAATGAGTCCTACACCAGCAGGTGAAGGTAAATCAACAGTTACAGTTGGTTTAGCGGATGCATTCCACGAATTAGGCGAAAATGTCATGATGGCATTACGCGAACCTGCATTAGGTCCAGTCTTCGGTATTAAAGGCGGTGCAACAGGCGGCGGATACGCACAAGTATTGCCGATGGAAGATATCAACTTGCACTTCAACGGCGACTTCCACGCAATCACTACAGCAAACAATGCTTTATCAGCATTCATCGACAACCATATTCACCAAGGTAACGAATTAGGTATCGATCAACGCCGTATCGAATGGAAACGTGTTCTAGACATGAACGACCGTGCTTTAAGACAAGTTGTTGTAGGTTTAGGCGGCCCGACACAAGGTGTACCTCGTGAAGACGGCTTCAACATTACAGTAGCATCAGAAATCATGGCAATTCTTTGCTTAAGCACAGGCTTAAAAGACTTAAAAGAAAGCATTGCGAATATTACAATTGCTTATACTCGCGATCGCAAACCAGTTACAGTTAAAGACTTGAAAGTTGAAGGTGCGCTTGCAATGATTCTTAAAGATGCAATCAAACCTAACTTAGTACAATCAATCGAAGGTACGCCTGCATTAATCCACGGCGGACCATTCGCAAACATTGCACACGGCTGTAACTCAATCTTAGCTACTGAAACAGCACGTCAATTAGCTGATGTAGTTGTGACAGAAGCTGGTTTCGGTTCTGACTTAGGTGCTGAGAAATTCATGAACATCAAGTCACGCAAAGCTGGTTTCGAACCTAGCGCTGCAGTAGTTGTTGCGACAGTTCGTGCATTGAAAATGCATGGCGGCGTAGCAAAAGACGACTTGAAAGAAGAAAATGTACAAGCGGTTAAAGACGGACTAGAAAACTTAGCACGTCACATCAGAAACATCCGTTCATTCGGTGTTGAACCAGTAGTTGCATTAAACGCATTCGTTAATGATACAGATGCTGAAACAAAAGTTGTTGAAGACTGGGCAAAAGAAAACAACGTACGTATCGCTTTAACTGAAGTATGGGAAAAAGGCGGCAAAGGCGGCGTTGAATTAGCTAAACAAGTGAAAGAAGTTATTAATGAAGACCAAGACTTCAAAAACACTTATGAACTTGACGAACCAATCGAAGAAAAAATCGAAAAAATCGTTAAGAACATTTATGGCGGTAATAAAGTAACATTCACAAGCAAAGCCCAAAAACAATTGAAACAAATCAAAGACAACAGCTGGGACAACTATCCAGTATGTATGGCTAAAACACAATACTCATTCTCTGACGACAAAGACTTATTAGGTGCACCAAATGACTTTGAAATCACAATCAGAGAATTACAAGCGAAAACAGGTGCAGGCTTCATCGTTGCATTAACTGGTGCAATTATGACAATGCCTGGACTTCCTAAAAAACCAGCTGCATTAAACATGGACGTAACTGAAGACGGACATGCTAAAGGATTATTCTAA
- a CDS encoding bifunctional 3-deoxy-7-phosphoheptulonate synthase/chorismate mutase, protein MNKLEQYRSEIQDINEQILDLLEKRGNLAQKIGEEKRKQGTNVYDPEREKEMLNALIEKNNGPFNDNVIKQLFKEIFKASTDLQKSENEKHLIVSRKLKPEDTIVQFDNGGIIGDGNKSFIFGPCSVESQEQVDAVAQDLQGKGLKFIRGGAFKPRTSPYDFQGLGLEGLKILKNVKDKYDLNVVSEIVAPSDFELADQYLDVFQIGARNMQNFELLKEAGRTNKPILLKRGMSATIEEFIFAAEYIASQGNQNIILCERGIRTYEKATRNTLDISAVPILKQGTHLPVMVDVTHSTGRIDIMLPTAKATLAVGADGVMAEVHPDPAVALSDSGQQMDLDQFDKFYNELKPLADMYDNNQLR, encoded by the coding sequence ATGAATAAATTAGAACAGTACAGAAGTGAAATTCAAGACATTAACGAACAAATTTTAGATTTACTAGAAAAGCGTGGTAATTTAGCGCAAAAAATCGGTGAAGAAAAGCGTAAACAAGGAACAAACGTTTATGATCCTGAACGTGAAAAAGAGATGTTGAATGCTTTAATCGAGAAAAATAATGGTCCATTTAACGACAATGTAATTAAACAATTATTCAAAGAAATATTTAAAGCATCCACTGACTTACAAAAATCAGAAAACGAAAAACATCTTATTGTTTCAAGAAAATTAAAACCGGAAGATACAATCGTTCAATTTGATAACGGCGGTATTATCGGCGATGGCAATAAATCATTCATCTTCGGACCATGTTCAGTTGAATCACAAGAACAAGTGGACGCTGTAGCACAGGACTTGCAAGGCAAAGGCTTGAAATTCATCCGAGGCGGCGCATTCAAACCGCGTACTTCTCCATATGACTTCCAAGGCTTAGGTTTAGAAGGCTTGAAAATCCTTAAAAATGTGAAAGATAAATACGACTTGAATGTTGTAAGTGAAATCGTAGCACCTTCCGACTTCGAATTAGCAGATCAATACTTAGATGTGTTCCAAATCGGAGCGCGCAACATGCAAAACTTCGAATTATTAAAAGAAGCAGGACGTACAAACAAACCAATCTTATTAAAACGCGGTATGTCCGCAACAATCGAAGAATTCATCTTTGCGGCTGAATACATTGCATCTCAAGGTAACCAAAATATTATCTTATGCGAACGCGGTATCAGAACTTACGAAAAAGCTACACGTAATACATTAGATATTTCTGCAGTACCTATTTTAAAACAAGGTACACACTTACCTGTAATGGTCGATGTTACACACAGTACAGGACGTATAGACATCATGCTTCCGACAGCAAAAGCTACTTTAGCGGTTGGCGCAGATGGGGTTATGGCAGAAGTACATCCAGACCCTGCAGTAGCATTAAGCGACAGCGGACAACAAATGGATTTAGATCAATTCGATAAATTCTACAACGAATTGAAACCATTAGCTGATATGTACGATAATAATCAATTACGCTAA
- a CDS encoding GNAT family N-acetyltransferase, with amino-acid sequence MEHVKTYVKNTYTRNDTTYVIEGPVPRKQLEQMYYDDGLDAFRRPIEQFEAIQEISELPEGRIYVLRLDNTIVGYVTYHYPDPLERWSTGNLPYLIELGAVEIALPHRGTGLGNELIKLSLSEDEFEDYIVLTTEYYWHWDLKNSKLDVYEYKKLMQKLMAHGGLEIFATDDPEIAGHPANCLMARIGSRITLDQMEAFDDIRFMNRFFY; translated from the coding sequence ATGGAACATGTCAAAACGTATGTCAAAAATACCTATACACGCAACGATACTACGTATGTCATTGAAGGCCCTGTACCACGCAAACAACTAGAACAAATGTATTATGATGACGGGTTAGATGCGTTTAGAAGGCCGATAGAACAATTTGAAGCCATTCAAGAGATCAGTGAACTGCCTGAAGGACGCATTTATGTTTTGCGCTTAGATAACACAATTGTAGGCTATGTTACTTACCATTATCCTGATCCGTTAGAAAGATGGTCGACAGGTAATCTGCCCTATTTAATTGAACTCGGGGCAGTTGAAATCGCCTTGCCGCACAGAGGCACGGGTTTAGGCAATGAATTGATTAAACTCAGTCTGAGCGAGGATGAATTCGAAGACTATATCGTCCTTACGACAGAATATTATTGGCATTGGGATTTAAAGAATTCGAAATTAGATGTATACGAATATAAGAAATTAATGCAGAAACTGATGGCGCATGGAGGTTTAGAAATCTTTGCGACAGATGATCCTGAAATTGCGGGTCATCCTGCAAACTGTTTAATGGCAAGAATCGGTTCGCGCATTACATTAGACCAGATGGAAGCGTTTGATGATATTCGCTTCATGAACCGCTTCTTCTACTAA
- a CDS encoding acetoin utilization protein AcuC yields MSQSYKQTGYVYSNQLMQYRFSNDHPFNQMRLKLTTELLIDAGLLHSSQIITPRIATDEELTLIHTYDYVNAIKHASRGILSEVESKKYGFANEDTSQFKHMHQHSARIVGGALKLADMIVSGEVKNGCHLGGGLHHALPGRANGFCIYNDVAITAKYLSEKYHMKVMVIDTDAHHGDGVQWSFYTQNEILNYSIHETGKFLFPGSGHYTERGKEQGFSYSVNVPLEPYTEDASYIDCFKRTVTPVIQSYQPDIILSVHGVDIHYLDPLTHMNCTLDSLNAVPYYIKSLADEYTDGKVLMFGGGGYNIWRVVPRAWSHVFLSLMDVPIQHGDLPKDWVDKWKQYCPTDLPTTWDDQRLDYMEIPRTKEITEKNLKHANQVASWF; encoded by the coding sequence ATGAGTCAAAGTTATAAACAAACGGGGTATGTCTATTCCAATCAATTAATGCAGTACCGCTTCAGCAACGACCACCCTTTCAATCAGATGCGCTTAAAGCTGACGACGGAACTCTTGATTGATGCCGGCTTGCTGCATTCAAGCCAAATTATCACACCAAGAATCGCCACAGATGAAGAACTCACATTGATTCACACGTATGATTATGTCAATGCAATCAAACACGCATCCCGCGGCATTCTCAGCGAAGTGGAATCTAAAAAATATGGATTTGCGAACGAAGATACTTCACAATTCAAACATATGCATCAGCACAGTGCACGCATTGTCGGCGGCGCATTGAAATTAGCAGATATGATAGTCAGCGGCGAAGTCAAAAACGGCTGTCATTTAGGGGGCGGTCTGCATCATGCATTGCCTGGGCGAGCCAATGGATTTTGTATCTATAATGATGTCGCTATTACCGCAAAATATCTTTCAGAGAAGTATCATATGAAAGTCATGGTCATTGATACAGATGCACATCATGGGGACGGTGTGCAATGGAGCTTTTATACACAAAATGAAATCTTGAATTATTCTATTCATGAAACAGGCAAATTTCTCTTTCCTGGTTCTGGCCATTATACAGAACGCGGTAAAGAACAAGGTTTCAGCTATTCTGTAAATGTACCGTTAGAACCTTATACAGAAGACGCTTCTTATATCGATTGTTTCAAGCGCACTGTTACACCTGTGATTCAGTCATATCAGCCTGACATCATTTTAAGCGTGCATGGTGTTGATATTCATTACTTAGATCCGCTCACACATATGAATTGCACACTCGATTCTTTAAACGCTGTCCCCTATTACATTAAGTCTCTTGCTGATGAATATACCGACGGCAAAGTTTTAATGTTCGGCGGCGGCGGTTATAATATCTGGCGTGTTGTGCCGAGAGCATGGAGCCATGTCTTTTTAAGCTTAATGGATGTCCCGATTCAACATGGCGATCTGCCGAAAGATTGGGTCGACAAATGGAAACAGTATTGTCCGACAGACCTGCCGACGACCTGGGATGACCAGCGTTTAGATTATATGGAGATACCAAGAACTAAAGAAATTACTGAGAAAAATTTAAAACATGCTAATCAAGTCGCCAGCTGGTTTTAA
- a CDS encoding biosynthetic peptidoglycan transglycosylase: MKHTQTTYTAASPPLHYFEKWYKRTKHFFVILFVIILLIISLSTGLLIGFFMSMTSDSENLSDAELKRAVLNVPGDEHIDYSQKDFLTQYDASNNPLLVGPKSVNAVIPKALIASEDSLYLKHDGILPKALLRAIYQDIFETEVSSGGSTITQQVIKNQVLNNDKTYNRKANEIVLALKLERILTKEEIMYTYLNIVPFGRDYNGDNITGIGSASFSLFGKPPSEVNLPEAAYLVGLVQSPYTYTPYEADGTLKPKDELKIGLRRQHYVLWRMRVEGEISEKAFKKAEKYDIVSHLMTKKP, translated from the coding sequence ATGAAACATACTCAAACAACATATACAGCCGCTTCTCCCCCATTACATTACTTTGAAAAATGGTATAAGCGGACCAAACATTTCTTTGTCATCCTATTTGTTATTATTCTTTTAATAATCAGTTTATCGACCGGACTTTTGATTGGTTTCTTCATGAGCATGACCTCTGATTCAGAAAATTTATCAGACGCTGAATTGAAGCGCGCAGTTTTAAATGTACCTGGCGATGAACATATAGATTATAGTCAAAAAGATTTTTTAACACAATATGATGCATCTAATAACCCTCTGCTTGTGGGACCGAAAAGCGTGAATGCTGTAATACCGAAGGCATTGATCGCATCGGAAGATTCTTTGTATTTAAAACATGACGGTATCTTGCCTAAAGCATTGCTTCGAGCAATTTATCAAGATATTTTCGAAACAGAAGTTTCTTCAGGCGGCAGTACGATCACGCAGCAAGTCATTAAAAATCAAGTGCTGAACAATGATAAAACATATAACCGCAAAGCTAATGAAATTGTTCTGGCTTTAAAACTTGAACGTATCTTGACCAAAGAAGAAATCATGTATACGTATTTAAACATCGTCCCATTCGGCCGCGACTATAACGGGGATAATATTACAGGTATCGGATCCGCTTCCTTCAGCTTATTCGGCAAACCGCCGAGCGAGGTCAATCTGCCTGAGGCTGCCTATTTAGTCGGTTTAGTACAAAGTCCTTACACATATACACCTTATGAAGCAGACGGAACGTTAAAACCAAAAGACGAACTGAAAATCGGATTACGACGCCAACATTATGTTTTATGGAGAATGCGTGTTGAAGGCGAAATTTCCGAAAAGGCATTTAAAAAAGCAGAAAAATACGATATTGTTTCACATTTAATGACGAAAAAACCCTAA